The Prevotella fusca JCM 17724 genome includes a window with the following:
- a CDS encoding 30S ribosomal protein S16: MATKIRLQRGGRKNYAFYSIVIADARAPRDGKFTEKIGTYNPNTNPATVDLNFDRALYWVETGAQPTDTARNILKGEGVYMMKHLRGGVKKGAFDEAACQQKFDAWKQAKVAATEAVEKQVTDDKKKAAAQNLEAEKKVNEAIAKKVADKKAAAVAAKAEAEAAQAAEDTAAEAPAEEAPAEA; this comes from the coding sequence ATGGCAACAAAAATCAGATTGCAGCGCGGTGGTCGTAAGAACTATGCTTTCTACAGCATCGTAATCGCTGACGCTCGTGCACCACGTGATGGTAAGTTTACTGAGAAGATTGGTACTTATAACCCTAATACCAATCCAGCCACAGTAGATTTGAATTTTGATCGTGCTCTTTACTGGGTTGAGACAGGTGCTCAGCCAACAGACACTGCTCGCAACATCCTTAAGGGTGAGGGCGTTTACATGATGAAGCACCTCCGTGGTGGTGTTAAGAAGGGCGCATTCGACGAGGCTGCATGCCAGCAGAAGTTTGACGCTTGGAAGCAGGCTAAGGTCGCAGCTACAGAGGCTGTAGAGAAGCAGGTAACCGATGATAAGAAGAAGGCTGCTGCTCAGAACCTTGAGGCTGAGAAGAAGGTTAACGAAGCTATTGCTAAGAAGGTTGCAGACAAGAAGGCTGCTGCCGTTGCAGCAAAGGCTGAGGCTGAAGCAGCTCAGGCTGCTGAGGACACTGCCGCTGAGGCTCCTGCAGAGGAGGCGCCAGCTGAGGCTTAA
- a CDS encoding ABC transporter substrate-binding protein codes for MKRINYILILAVFALVSCGKSDKELQAERQNRKLAEREAYQKAYKVAVMPTMDCLPAYLLKDSLLYDTAKVDVRLCRFNAQMDCDTAMAGGSVQAAFTDLVRTERLKHKRKVLMHYLTDTNLNWQLIADKGSKLKKLSDLSDKIIAMTRYSATDLLSDMVVKKAKPKYQVFRVQINDVFVRLSMLQNHEIDAYWFAEPQATKALMGDNNAIFSSADAGVHLGVVAIMDKKRRNEEEAAFAAAYNKAVELIDKNGVKYYADLIKKYMKADDATVRALPDIKYTKVGPPRKADLLMARNYLTGGK; via the coding sequence ATGAAACGTATTAATTACATACTCATACTGGCTGTGTTTGCACTTGTCAGCTGCGGAAAGAGCGACAAGGAACTGCAGGCTGAACGACAGAACCGGAAGTTGGCGGAGCGTGAGGCTTACCAGAAGGCCTACAAGGTGGCAGTCATGCCGACGATGGACTGTCTTCCTGCTTATCTCTTGAAGGACAGCTTGTTGTATGATACTGCTAAAGTGGATGTCAGACTTTGCAGGTTTAATGCCCAGATGGATTGTGACACGGCGATGGCAGGTGGAAGTGTACAGGCAGCCTTTACTGACCTTGTTCGTACAGAACGGTTGAAGCATAAGCGTAAGGTGCTGATGCACTACCTTACAGATACGAACCTCAATTGGCAACTTATAGCTGACAAGGGGTCAAAGTTGAAGAAGCTGTCCGACCTCAGTGATAAGATAATTGCTATGACCCGATACTCGGCGACAGACCTTTTGAGTGATATGGTTGTGAAGAAGGCAAAGCCAAAGTACCAGGTGTTTCGTGTTCAGATAAATGATGTGTTTGTGCGATTGTCTATGTTGCAGAATCATGAAATTGATGCTTATTGGTTTGCAGAGCCGCAGGCTACAAAGGCTTTGATGGGTGATAATAATGCTATCTTCAGTTCGGCTGATGCAGGAGTACACCTTGGTGTGGTCGCAATAATGGATAAGAAGCGTCGTAATGAGGAGGAAGCTGCCTTTGCTGCAGCATACAATAAAGCCGTAGAACTGATTGACAAGAACGGTGTGAAGTATTATGCTGATCTGATTAAGAAGTATATGAAGGCTGATGATGCTACAGTACGCGCATTGCCTGACATCAAGTACACGAAAGTCGGACCACCACGAAAGGCTGACTTGCTCATGGCACGCAACTATCTTACGGGTGGTAAGTAA
- the radA gene encoding DNA repair protein RadA codes for MAKDKIAFVCSNCGQESTKWIGKCPSCGQWNTFKEIRIAADTGSQAARNAATTLRNAASGGSVSALANKPQRLRDISSHDEPRIDMHDGELNRVLGGGLVPGSIVLLGGEPGIGKSTLTLQTILHMTQRVLYVSGEESPHQIKMRAERITKNIAENIIILSETSLEHIFEHIRDVQPELVVVDSIQTISTEDVDSSPGSITQVRECASALLRFAKTSGVPVILIGHINKEGSIAGPKILEHIVDTVIQFEGDQHYMYRILRSIKNRFGSTSELGIYEMEQQGLRQVSNPSELLLTEDHEGLSGVAISSTIEGVRPFLVETQALVSSAAYGTPQRSATGFDQRRLNMLLAVLEKRVGFKLMQKDVFLNIAGGLRVTDMAMDLSVIAAVLSSNVDTPIEQGWCMCGEVGLSGEVRPVSRIEQRIAEAEKLGFSNIIIPKYNLSGLTGKYNIQLHSVRKVEEALRALFG; via the coding sequence ATGGCAAAGGACAAGATAGCTTTTGTCTGCAGTAACTGCGGACAGGAAAGTACAAAATGGATTGGCAAGTGCCCCAGCTGCGGGCAGTGGAACACGTTCAAGGAGATTCGAATCGCAGCTGATACGGGTTCACAGGCTGCCCGCAACGCTGCTACAACGCTGCGTAATGCGGCATCGGGAGGCTCTGTTTCAGCATTGGCAAACAAGCCACAACGCCTGCGTGACATATCTTCTCATGATGAGCCACGTATCGACATGCACGATGGCGAACTGAACCGGGTATTAGGTGGCGGTCTGGTACCAGGCAGCATTGTATTGCTCGGTGGTGAACCAGGCATCGGCAAAAGTACGCTTACGTTACAGACAATTCTTCACATGACACAGCGTGTGCTCTACGTCAGTGGTGAGGAAAGCCCCCATCAGATAAAGATGCGTGCCGAGCGAATCACCAAGAACATCGCTGAAAACATCATCATCTTGTCGGAAACGTCTTTGGAACATATCTTTGAACATATCCGTGACGTTCAGCCAGAACTGGTTGTTGTGGATTCTATCCAGACCATTTCAACAGAAGATGTAGACAGCAGCCCGGGCAGTATCACACAAGTACGTGAATGTGCATCAGCCCTGCTGCGGTTTGCCAAGACGAGTGGCGTACCTGTCATACTCATCGGGCACATCAATAAAGAGGGTAGTATTGCCGGTCCAAAGATATTAGAACATATCGTTGATACCGTTATCCAGTTTGAGGGCGACCAACATTACATGTACCGTATCCTTCGCAGTATCAAGAACCGTTTTGGCTCTACCTCAGAGCTTGGTATCTATGAAATGGAACAGCAGGGACTGCGTCAAGTAAGCAATCCTTCGGAACTTTTGCTGACAGAAGACCATGAAGGATTATCTGGAGTAGCTATTTCAAGTACTATTGAAGGAGTACGCCCTTTCCTTGTTGAGACACAGGCACTTGTATCATCAGCTGCATACGGTACGCCTCAGCGTTCCGCTACAGGCTTCGACCAACGCCGACTGAACATGTTGCTTGCAGTATTAGAGAAACGTGTAGGATTCAAACTCATGCAGAAAGACGTGTTCCTGAACATCGCCGGGGGACTTCGTGTGACAGATATGGCAATGGATTTAAGTGTCATCGCTGCCGTACTTTCATCGAATGTTGACACACCGATTGAACAGGGATGGTGTATGTGCGGTGAGGTTGGATTGAGTGGAGAAGTACGCCCGGTCAGCCGTATTGAACAGCGTATTGCCGAAGCTGAAAAGTTAGGTTTCAGTAACATCATTATCCCCAAGTATAACCTTTCGGGACTGACTGGCAAATACAACATACAGCTTCACTCTGTAAGAAAGGTGGAAGAAGCACTCAGAGCATTGTTTGGGTAA
- a CDS encoding tetratricopeptide repeat protein, translating to MKVEEILSKAINCLMDKRLDNAIEALEQLYSQRPSLMGHSEFDTIKSDYQLMVDYMGRGFADNQRESLYKTLLQRLYRVAADLEISWRCKNIGAYVDAFRVSDRLNTNHDFVRTVLETYVSDVAMLSLQPESTREQKKADVYDRHLLFIGRLFNALWTSCQWTDDDCLFYTELLLSPTVVSSDQQIIVSAISIGAMNQFDINKFKTLVNVYRQATDEHVRQRALVGWVLSVFEGMDIFPEQDAVVRELCTNPATTRELLTLQIQFFYSQDAEKDNDKIQRDIMPDIMSNSNLTIGRLGIIEKEEDALENILHQDAEDKRMEQLEEKVRKMMDMQKQGSDIYFGGFRQMKRFPFFNDMVSWFTPFYLEHPALRPTIKNLGDSQFLHILMEKGNFCESDKYSFALALEQIVNQLPANIKEVMGSEAALGPLAASDEPQDAISIRRTYLQDLYRFFRLYRTANDFINPFEDTGKGDFMADTFFFTYKTFMGTGLDDVKLRLALHLYKHQQMSELADLLTTFQSNDARYAILMGYTNISVGKPEFAYQFFDYALEVEPDNQWALKGKARAALDCQDYGTAEEVYARLLKLEPSQKGYTMNRCVALLKLGRTGEVRDELFRLDYEYPDDMNVKRVLAWAMLSDKSLDKAAQLYDTLLAESPAHEDYLNGGYCQWAMGNIQRAADLFREWMTKSGKGRDQLLKEFHSDTDTLSRYGITETDCFLMLSMLG from the coding sequence GTGAAGGTAGAGGAGATTCTTAGCAAAGCTATAAACTGTTTGATGGACAAAAGGTTGGATAATGCTATTGAAGCATTAGAGCAACTTTATTCGCAACGTCCATCGCTTATGGGGCACAGTGAGTTTGATACCATCAAGAGCGATTATCAACTGATGGTGGACTATATGGGGAGAGGTTTTGCTGATAATCAGCGAGAGTCGCTCTACAAGACTTTGCTACAGAGACTCTACAGAGTTGCTGCCGACCTTGAGATAAGCTGGCGTTGCAAGAATATCGGTGCTTATGTTGATGCTTTCAGGGTGAGTGATCGTCTGAATACAAACCATGATTTCGTTCGTACTGTACTTGAAACATATGTTTCAGATGTTGCCATGCTTTCGCTTCAACCTGAATCAACAAGGGAACAGAAGAAGGCAGATGTTTATGATCGACACCTGTTGTTTATAGGCCGTCTCTTCAATGCTTTATGGACATCCTGCCAATGGACGGATGATGACTGTCTGTTCTATACGGAGCTACTCCTGTCTCCGACGGTCGTGTCAAGCGATCAGCAGATTATAGTTAGTGCTATCAGTATTGGCGCAATGAACCAGTTTGACATCAACAAGTTCAAGACTCTCGTCAATGTTTACCGACAGGCTACGGATGAACATGTTCGCCAGCGTGCACTGGTAGGATGGGTGTTGTCAGTGTTCGAAGGTATGGATATCTTCCCAGAACAGGATGCTGTCGTCCGTGAACTCTGTACCAACCCGGCCACTACACGTGAGTTGCTGACCTTGCAGATACAGTTCTTCTACAGTCAGGACGCTGAGAAAGACAACGACAAGATACAGCGTGATATCATGCCCGATATTATGAGCAACTCCAATCTCACCATCGGGCGACTTGGCATCATAGAGAAAGAGGAAGATGCGCTTGAGAATATTCTTCATCAAGATGCTGAGGACAAACGCATGGAGCAGCTGGAAGAGAAGGTGCGCAAGATGATGGACATGCAGAAGCAAGGCTCTGACATCTACTTTGGAGGCTTCAGACAGATGAAACGGTTTCCATTCTTCAACGATATGGTAAGCTGGTTCACACCTTTCTATTTGGAACATCCCGCCTTACGCCCTACGATCAAGAATTTAGGTGACTCTCAGTTCCTGCATATTCTTATGGAAAAAGGCAACTTCTGTGAATCAGACAAGTACTCCTTTGCGCTTGCTTTAGAGCAAATAGTCAATCAGTTACCTGCAAATATTAAAGAAGTAATGGGGTCAGAAGCAGCTTTGGGACCACTGGCGGCATCTGATGAGCCACAGGATGCCATCAGTATACGTCGCACCTATCTGCAAGATCTGTATCGTTTCTTCCGTCTGTACCGTACAGCCAATGATTTTATTAATCCTTTTGAGGATACTGGTAAGGGTGATTTCATGGCAGACACGTTCTTTTTTACCTACAAAACGTTTATGGGAACGGGGCTTGATGATGTTAAACTGAGACTGGCATTACATCTGTACAAGCACCAGCAAATGTCCGAACTTGCCGACCTGCTCACTACTTTCCAAAGCAATGATGCTCGATATGCAATACTTATGGGCTATACGAATATTAGTGTTGGCAAGCCGGAATTCGCTTATCAGTTCTTTGATTATGCCCTGGAGGTCGAGCCAGACAATCAATGGGCATTGAAGGGAAAAGCACGGGCTGCACTTGACTGCCAGGATTACGGCACTGCTGAAGAAGTTTATGCACGGTTGTTGAAGCTGGAACCAAGTCAAAAAGGTTATACTATGAACCGTTGTGTGGCTCTCTTGAAATTAGGCAGGACAGGTGAAGTGCGTGATGAGTTGTTCCGTCTTGATTACGAATATCCCGATGATATGAATGTGAAGCGTGTCCTTGCTTGGGCGATGCTGTCAGACAAGAGTCTTGATAAAGCCGCACAGCTTTACGATACCCTCCTTGCAGAATCACCAGCTCATGAAGATTATCTCAATGGCGGTTACTGTCAGTGGGCAATGGGTAACATACAGCGTGCTGCTGATTTGTTCCGCGAATGGATGACAAAGAGTGGGAAAGGTCGTGACCAGCTACTGAAAGAGTTTCATAGTGATACTGACACTTTAAGCAGGTATGGTATTACGGAAACAGATTGTTTTCTGATGCTTAGCATGCTAGGATAG